The following are from one region of the Actinoplanes sp. L3-i22 genome:
- a CDS encoding AbfB domain-containing protein, with the protein MPRLVLRAVAALALVAGGLVATGSPAAAVTPKTPPLTTPWTGQVSTTNPLPEYPRPQMVRADWQSLNGEWQFLNPDTVDRNAAPPIGQTLPERILVPYPVESALSGIMRNDARDLMFYRRTFTVPTGWTGRRVQLHFGAVDYEATVWVNGRQVATHKGGYDRFEVDITDALTSGNNEIIVRVYDPTDGRGEEQPAGKQTNNPSGIFYTPSSGIWQTVWLEPTAPTSIYSVDIYPNISAKTVRVRVFTRGNTAGHTVLAESMAGATVIGSATGGFTDFTVPVPNARLWSPDDPYLYNLRVSLRNSAGTTVDQVTNYFGMREVGTKLVNGVLRPTLNGEFVFQAGTLDQGFWPDGLYTAPTDAALASDLQKHKDLGFNMVRKHIKVEPARWYYWADRLGLLVWQDIPSGGDATKSAAQIAEYESEAREIIDEHRAFPSVITYVPFNEGWGEWNLADTQRITRDLKAYDPTRLMNPHSGFNCCASKGDPGTGDIIDWHMYTGPDSPTPSSSRVAILGEFGGLGLRTPGHEYSPNGQYFAYEQMSSGAQLTDRFTGMIRDSERLMTSKGLSGFVYTEITDVEGEYNGLYTYDRQVQKVDTGQVRTALTNLINASKSQNAAVPLTLGHVRSFRVTTAGYTDRYLRHANSLARTDVISGDTARQDASFRTVAGLSDPRCYSFEAVNFPGRFLRHANGQVRIDTDTGGTFRGDATWCSRAGLAAGGASFESANVPGSFLRHQSENVVLGVNDGSAGFAADATWNVADPAQWRSSVLLPFDVRRSLQVTTWGFTDRYLRHADSLGWTEHVDAGSAALLKNDATFTLRHGLADSSCYSFESVNVPGQFLRHADSRIRLAAGDGSALFAADATFCARPGLGGTGVTFESINIPGSYLRHFDSQAWISAGTADGRNRPQQLSADASWTVTNGWA; encoded by the coding sequence ATGCCCCGCCTCGTCCTCCGAGCGGTGGCCGCACTCGCCCTGGTTGCCGGTGGTCTCGTCGCCACCGGCAGCCCGGCCGCGGCCGTCACCCCCAAGACTCCGCCGCTCACCACCCCGTGGACCGGCCAGGTCTCCACCACCAACCCGCTCCCCGAGTACCCGCGCCCGCAGATGGTCCGCGCGGACTGGCAGTCGCTGAACGGCGAATGGCAGTTCCTGAACCCGGACACCGTCGACCGCAACGCCGCCCCGCCGATCGGGCAGACGCTGCCGGAACGGATCCTGGTGCCGTACCCGGTGGAGTCCGCGCTCTCCGGGATCATGCGCAACGACGCCCGCGACCTGATGTTCTACCGCCGCACGTTCACCGTGCCGACCGGCTGGACCGGCCGCCGGGTGCAGCTGCACTTCGGCGCCGTCGACTACGAGGCCACGGTCTGGGTCAACGGCCGGCAGGTGGCCACCCACAAGGGCGGCTACGACCGGTTCGAGGTGGACATCACCGACGCGCTGACCAGCGGGAACAACGAGATCATCGTACGGGTCTACGACCCCACCGACGGTCGCGGCGAGGAGCAGCCGGCCGGCAAGCAGACGAACAACCCGAGCGGCATCTTCTACACGCCCAGCTCGGGGATCTGGCAGACGGTCTGGCTGGAGCCGACCGCGCCGACCTCGATCTACTCGGTCGACATTTATCCGAATATTTCCGCCAAAACGGTCAGGGTGCGCGTATTCACCCGCGGCAACACCGCCGGACATACCGTGCTCGCGGAGTCGATGGCCGGCGCGACCGTGATCGGCAGCGCCACCGGCGGCTTCACCGACTTCACGGTGCCCGTCCCGAACGCGCGGCTCTGGTCACCGGATGACCCCTATTTGTACAATTTGCGGGTCTCGCTCCGAAATTCCGCGGGGACAACCGTCGACCAGGTCACCAACTACTTCGGCATGCGCGAGGTCGGCACCAAGCTGGTCAACGGCGTCCTCCGCCCCACCCTCAACGGCGAGTTCGTCTTTCAGGCCGGCACCCTCGACCAGGGCTTCTGGCCCGATGGCCTGTACACCGCGCCCACCGACGCGGCCCTGGCCTCGGACCTGCAGAAGCACAAGGACCTGGGCTTCAACATGGTCCGCAAGCACATCAAGGTGGAGCCCGCCCGCTGGTACTACTGGGCGGACCGGCTCGGCCTGCTGGTCTGGCAGGACATCCCGTCCGGCGGGGACGCCACCAAGAGCGCCGCGCAGATCGCCGAGTACGAGTCCGAGGCCCGCGAGATCATCGACGAGCACCGGGCGTTCCCGTCGGTGATCACCTACGTGCCGTTCAACGAGGGCTGGGGCGAGTGGAACCTGGCCGACACCCAGCGGATCACCCGGGACCTGAAGGCGTACGACCCGACCCGGCTGATGAACCCGCACAGCGGCTTCAACTGCTGCGCCTCCAAGGGCGACCCGGGCACCGGCGACATCATCGACTGGCACATGTACACCGGCCCGGACTCGCCGACGCCCAGTTCGTCGCGGGTGGCGATCCTGGGCGAGTTCGGCGGCCTGGGACTGCGCACGCCAGGGCACGAGTACAGCCCCAACGGGCAGTACTTCGCCTACGAGCAGATGTCGTCGGGCGCGCAGCTCACCGACCGCTTCACCGGCATGATCCGGGACTCCGAGCGGCTGATGACCTCGAAGGGCCTGTCCGGGTTCGTCTACACCGAGATCACCGACGTGGAGGGCGAGTACAACGGGCTCTACACCTATGACCGCCAGGTGCAGAAGGTGGACACCGGTCAGGTGCGGACCGCGCTGACGAACCTGATCAACGCGTCGAAGAGCCAGAACGCCGCCGTGCCGCTCACGCTCGGGCACGTCCGGTCGTTCCGGGTGACCACGGCCGGGTACACCGACCGGTACCTGCGGCACGCGAACTCGCTGGCCCGCACCGATGTGATCAGTGGGGACACCGCGCGGCAGGACGCTTCGTTCCGTACCGTCGCCGGTCTTTCCGATCCTCGGTGTTATTCGTTCGAAGCGGTCAACTTCCCGGGCCGGTTCCTGCGGCACGCGAACGGGCAGGTCCGGATCGACACGGACACCGGCGGCACGTTCCGGGGCGACGCCACCTGGTGCTCGCGGGCCGGTCTCGCGGCCGGCGGGGCGTCGTTCGAGTCGGCGAACGTGCCGGGCTCGTTCCTGCGGCACCAGTCGGAGAACGTGGTGCTCGGCGTGAACGACGGCTCCGCCGGGTTCGCCGCCGACGCCACCTGGAACGTCGCCGACCCGGCACAGTGGCGCAGCTCGGTGCTCCTGCCCTTCGACGTGCGGCGCTCGCTGCAGGTCACCACCTGGGGCTTCACCGACCGGTACCTGCGGCACGCGGACAGTCTCGGCTGGACCGAGCACGTCGACGCCGGCAGCGCCGCGCTGCTGAAGAACGACGCCACCTTCACCCTGCGGCACGGCCTGGCCGACTCGTCCTGTTACTCGTTCGAGTCGGTGAACGTCCCGGGCCAGTTCCTGCGGCACGCCGACAGCCGGATCCGGCTGGCCGCCGGCGACGGCTCGGCGCTGTTCGCCGCGGACGCCACCTTCTGCGCCCGCCCCGGTCTGGGCGGCACCGGGGTGACCTTCGAGTCGATCAACATCCCGGGGTCCTACCTGCGGCACTTCGACTCGCAGGCCTGGATCTCGGCCGGCACCGCGGACGGCCGCAACCGCCCGCAGCAGCTCTCCGCCGACGCCTCCTGGACGGTGACGAACGGCTGGGCCTGA
- a CDS encoding endonuclease/exonuclease/phosphatase family protein, whose product MPILWVAVLTFTVILGHRLIPHGNLIEAFLPWAGLAVPVLLLLATLRRSLLGLAATLLPLVAWLITFGGYLLPRDTGTPDLIVVQHNVSDENPDPAGTARALLAAHPDLVSLEELLPAAVPAYAGVLDAELPFHTVRGTVGLWSRYPLTAEAAIDIRPHDLGADWNRGLRAVAHLPAGDVAVYVAHLPSVRIGVTGLTSGRRDESAGKLNALVDADPAARLLVLGDLNTTVYDRGLHPLSEPPPDFALTWPASTPVARIDQVLARSMTVTRLTALPRTGSDHLPLAAEIRF is encoded by the coding sequence ATGCCGATCTTGTGGGTCGCGGTGCTGACATTCACGGTCATCCTGGGTCACCGTCTCATCCCGCACGGCAACCTGATCGAGGCGTTCCTGCCCTGGGCCGGCCTGGCGGTGCCGGTCCTGCTGCTGCTCGCGACGCTGCGGCGCTCGCTGCTGGGGCTCGCGGCGACGCTGCTGCCGCTGGTCGCCTGGCTGATCACTTTCGGCGGGTACCTGCTCCCCCGCGACACCGGCACGCCCGATCTGATCGTGGTGCAGCACAACGTCAGCGACGAGAACCCGGACCCGGCCGGGACCGCCCGCGCGCTGCTCGCGGCGCATCCCGACCTGGTCTCGCTGGAGGAGCTGCTGCCGGCGGCGGTGCCGGCCTACGCCGGGGTGCTCGACGCGGAGCTGCCGTTCCACACCGTGCGGGGGACCGTGGGGCTGTGGTCCCGCTATCCGCTCACCGCCGAGGCGGCGATCGACATCCGGCCGCACGACCTCGGGGCGGACTGGAATCGCGGGCTACGGGCGGTCGCCCATCTCCCGGCCGGGGACGTCGCGGTCTACGTCGCCCACCTGCCGTCGGTGCGGATCGGCGTCACCGGCCTGACCTCGGGGCGGCGGGACGAGAGCGCCGGAAAGCTGAACGCGCTGGTCGACGCGGACCCCGCGGCCCGGTTGCTGGTGCTCGGCGATCTGAACACCACGGTGTACGACCGCGGCCTGCACCCGCTGAGCGAGCCGCCGCCGGACTTCGCGCTCACCTGGCCGGCGTCCACCCCGGTCGCCCGGATCGATCAGGTGCTGGCCCGGTCGATGACGGTCACCCGACTGACCGCCCTCCCCCGGACCGGCAGCGATCACCTGCCGCTGGCCGCCGAGATCCGGTTCTGA
- a CDS encoding alpha/beta fold hydrolase: MRNNETVRIPVATGGAVTATLFAPGEPVAVLVVHPATATPQGFYASFAGYLAEHGIATVTYDYRGTGRSGSPRDHRDLGMRDWIGADAPAVAAWAAERFPALPRLAVGHSLGGHVIALGAAGPELSAAVIVASHVAAVHTIPSFLERVRVRVMLHVLGPALGRLLGYVPASKLGLGEDLPATAMTEWGSWARMRNYFFDDPSMRAAERAATVTAPILAVGTSDDPWSTPSQMDALTGHLTGTTVERRTYAPAAAGVPMIGHHGLLRRSMRDAVWPELVAWLHAHAAKATR; the protein is encoded by the coding sequence ATGCGAAATAATGAGACGGTACGGATCCCGGTCGCGACCGGCGGCGCCGTCACGGCCACGCTGTTCGCCCCCGGCGAGCCGGTCGCCGTCCTGGTCGTGCACCCGGCGACGGCCACCCCGCAGGGCTTCTACGCCTCGTTCGCCGGCTACCTGGCCGAGCACGGCATCGCCACGGTCACCTACGACTACCGCGGCACCGGCCGGTCCGGCTCCCCGCGCGACCACCGTGACCTGGGCATGCGCGACTGGATCGGAGCCGACGCCCCGGCCGTCGCGGCGTGGGCCGCCGAGCGCTTCCCGGCGCTGCCCCGGCTCGCCGTCGGGCACAGCCTCGGCGGCCACGTGATCGCCCTCGGCGCGGCCGGCCCGGAGCTGTCCGCCGCGGTGATCGTCGCCTCGCACGTCGCCGCGGTGCACACGATTCCGTCCTTCCTGGAGCGCGTCCGGGTCCGCGTCATGCTGCACGTCCTGGGCCCGGCCCTGGGCCGCCTGCTGGGCTACGTCCCGGCGAGCAAGCTGGGCCTGGGCGAGGACCTGCCGGCCACCGCGATGACCGAGTGGGGCTCCTGGGCGCGGATGCGGAACTACTTCTTCGACGACCCGTCGATGCGCGCCGCCGAGCGGGCCGCCACCGTGACCGCCCCGATCCTGGCCGTCGGCACCTCGGACGACCCGTGGTCGACGCCGTCCCAGATGGACGCGCTGACCGGCCACCTGACCGGGACGACGGTCGAGCGGCGGACCTATGCGCCGGCCGCCGCCGGGGTGCCGATGATCGGGCATCACGGCCTGCTGCGCCGCTCGATGCGCGACGCCGTCTGGCCGGAACTGGTGGCCTGGTTGCACGCCCACGCGGCCAAGGCGACAAGATGA
- a CDS encoding MarR family winged helix-turn-helix transcriptional regulator: MRLPRLIFLLFNADRAVRRWIDARSSDTGIGASGAGVLFYLAGHENALIGDVTAALGASPSGMSGLVNRLERGGCVTRSPDPADARAVRLALTPRGHDAVGRARELVDDLNDQLTTGFDDAEIAVIQRWLEHVTRVSMNRIG; this comes from the coding sequence GTGCGCCTGCCTCGCCTGATCTTCCTGCTCTTCAACGCCGACCGCGCGGTCCGCCGCTGGATCGACGCCCGCTCCTCCGACACCGGGATCGGCGCGTCCGGCGCCGGCGTGCTGTTCTACCTCGCCGGCCACGAGAACGCCCTGATCGGCGACGTGACCGCGGCCCTCGGCGCGTCCCCGTCCGGCATGAGTGGCCTGGTCAACCGCCTGGAACGGGGCGGCTGCGTGACCCGCTCGCCGGACCCGGCCGACGCCCGCGCGGTGCGCCTCGCGCTGACCCCGCGCGGGCACGACGCCGTCGGCCGGGCCCGCGAACTGGTCGACGATCTGAACGACCAGCTGACCACCGGGTTCGACGACGCCGAGATCGCGGTGATCCAGCGCTGGCTGGAACACGTGACGCGGGTCTCGATGAATCGGATTGGCTAA
- a CDS encoding pyruvoyl-dependent arginine decarboxylase encodes MADSVVYDQIPVVRAIGRGTTSLAAFHDALVTMECGFYNLVRLSSVIPPGTAVDASGKAPVPVGAWGDKLYCVYAEQHATQVGEEAWAGIGWVQRRDGKGGLFVEHEGTSEAFVREQIKASLGDLVKGHEDEFDGPDYVVHGAVCDGEPVCALVLAPYETAAWRGVAASETPGMN; translated from the coding sequence ATGGCTGACTCCGTCGTCTACGACCAGATCCCCGTTGTCCGTGCGATCGGCCGGGGCACCACCTCGCTCGCCGCATTCCACGACGCCCTGGTGACCATGGAGTGCGGTTTCTACAACCTGGTCCGGCTCTCCAGCGTCATCCCGCCGGGCACCGCGGTCGACGCGAGCGGCAAGGCGCCGGTCCCGGTCGGCGCGTGGGGCGACAAGCTCTACTGCGTCTACGCCGAGCAGCACGCCACCCAGGTCGGCGAGGAGGCCTGGGCCGGCATCGGCTGGGTGCAGCGCCGCGACGGCAAGGGCGGCCTGTTCGTCGAGCACGAGGGCACCAGCGAGGCGTTCGTCCGCGAACAGATCAAGGCCAGCCTGGGCGACCTGGTCAAGGGCCACGAGGACGAGTTCGACGGCCCGGACTACGTGGTCCACGGCGCGGTCTGCGACGGCGAGCCGGTGTGCGCGCTGGTCCTCGCCCCCTACGAGACCGCCGCCTGGCGCGGCGTCGCCGCCAGCGAGACCCCCGGCATGAACTGA
- a CDS encoding calcium:proton antiporter, whose translation MTPKIRSYLSHWTVYVPVLAVAALMLTWGRDLPPPAVALAAALLAGAVLAAVHHAEVVAHRVGEPFGSLVLAVAVTVIEVALIVTLMISGGEKSLALARDTVFAAVMITCNGILGLSLLVGAMRRRIAVFNPEGTGSAFATVAMIATLSLVLPSFTTSRPGPQFSPAQLGFAAIASLGLYLLFVTVQTRRHRDYFLPITTEGRVVDAEEHLEPPTNRATLISLGLLLVALVGVVGLAKGVSPAIESGVASAGLPQAVVGVVIALLVLLPETIAAVRAASRDRMQTSLNLALGSAMASIGLTIPAIAVAMIWLPGPLLLGLGGTQMILLALTVAVGTLTVVPGRANVLQGGVHLSLLAAFLFLAASP comes from the coding sequence ATGACACCCAAGATTCGTTCGTATCTCTCGCACTGGACGGTGTACGTCCCGGTGCTGGCCGTGGCCGCGCTCATGCTGACCTGGGGGCGCGACCTGCCGCCGCCCGCCGTCGCGCTGGCCGCGGCGCTGCTCGCCGGGGCGGTGCTGGCCGCCGTGCACCATGCCGAGGTGGTCGCGCACCGGGTCGGTGAGCCGTTCGGCTCGCTGGTGCTGGCGGTCGCGGTCACCGTCATCGAGGTCGCCCTGATCGTCACCTTGATGATCAGCGGCGGGGAGAAGTCGCTGGCGCTGGCGCGGGACACCGTCTTCGCCGCCGTGATGATCACCTGTAACGGGATTCTCGGGCTGTCGCTGCTGGTCGGGGCGATGCGGCGGCGGATCGCGGTGTTCAACCCGGAGGGGACCGGCTCGGCGTTCGCCACGGTCGCCATGATCGCGACGCTCAGCCTGGTGCTGCCGAGCTTCACCACGAGCCGGCCGGGGCCGCAGTTCTCGCCGGCCCAGCTCGGGTTCGCGGCGATCGCCTCGCTCGGGCTCTACCTGCTCTTCGTGACCGTGCAGACCCGCCGGCACCGGGACTACTTCCTGCCGATCACCACCGAGGGCCGGGTGGTGGACGCCGAGGAGCATCTCGAGCCGCCGACGAACCGGGCGACGCTGATCAGTCTCGGTCTGCTGCTCGTCGCGCTGGTCGGGGTGGTCGGCCTGGCCAAGGGCGTGTCACCGGCGATCGAGTCGGGGGTGGCGAGCGCCGGGCTGCCGCAGGCCGTGGTGGGCGTGGTGATCGCGTTGCTGGTGCTGCTGCCGGAGACGATCGCGGCGGTCCGCGCGGCGAGCCGGGACCGCATGCAGACCAGCCTGAACCTGGCGCTCGGCTCGGCGATGGCGAGCATCGGGCTGACCATCCCGGCGATCGCGGTGGCGATGATCTGGCTGCCCGGGCCGTTGCTGCTCGGGCTGGGCGGGACGCAGATGATCCTGCTGGCGCTGACCGTGGCGGTCGGCACGCTGACCGTGGTGCCGGGGCGGGCGAACGTGCTGCAGGGCGGGGTTCACCTGAGCCTGCTCGCCGCGTTCCTGTTCCTGGCCGCCAGTCCCTGA